In Crocosphaera sp. UHCC 0190, a genomic segment contains:
- a CDS encoding DUF4912 domain-containing protein, whose protein sequence is MAQEGIPLEEMTLRQLRKVASEYNISRYSRMRKAQLLSAIKQAINEQTPFNQPTVQTEQISHSQPSIQEEQQVEASKFEVGQEDNIIESLADVDDGLGELPDGYGESRIVLLPRDPQWAYAYWDVSNEAKESLRRQGGQQLALRVYDVSDIDLNYQSPHSVQEYLCDEMAREWYLPVPVSDRDYVIDIGYRTFDGRWLILGRSAPVHVPPVYPSDWVEDIFVTVNWEEDLQGKTVYKLVPPTHRQGAVAGVDSPIYDEIYGMAQGAEGQRISGSLFGSMQHVAASVVSSYVHQEVLSSYVFPSGVGMWAVPTVSGLNMSGVGFASEAPVRPRKFWLVADAELIVYGATEPDATVTIGGRPIKLNPDGTFRFQMSFQDGLIDYPIVAVAADGEQNRSIHMKFERETPSRHTNTKEEAVLEWLS, encoded by the coding sequence ATGGCACAAGAAGGCATACCTTTAGAGGAGATGACCCTGCGACAGCTACGAAAAGTAGCCAGTGAATATAACATCTCCCGTTATAGTCGGATGCGTAAAGCGCAACTACTCAGTGCAATAAAACAAGCCATAAACGAACAAACCCCTTTTAATCAGCCCACCGTTCAAACCGAACAAATTTCCCATAGTCAACCTAGCATTCAAGAGGAGCAACAAGTGGAAGCATCCAAATTTGAAGTTGGACAAGAAGACAACATCATAGAGAGTTTAGCCGATGTTGATGACGGCCTCGGTGAGCTTCCCGATGGTTACGGAGAAAGCCGCATCGTCCTTTTGCCCCGTGACCCCCAATGGGCCTATGCTTACTGGGATGTTTCTAACGAAGCCAAGGAATCATTACGTCGTCAAGGAGGACAACAACTCGCTTTACGGGTTTATGATGTCAGTGATATTGACCTCAACTATCAAAGTCCCCACAGTGTTCAAGAATACCTCTGTGATGAAATGGCCCGGGAATGGTACTTACCCGTCCCTGTGAGCGATCGTGACTATGTTATCGATATTGGCTATCGTACCTTTGATGGTCGTTGGTTAATTCTGGGCCGTTCCGCCCCTGTCCATGTTCCTCCTGTTTATCCCTCTGACTGGGTAGAAGACATCTTCGTCACTGTTAACTGGGAAGAAGACTTACAAGGTAAGACAGTTTACAAACTGGTTCCCCCCACTCATCGTCAAGGGGCAGTGGCTGGTGTTGACAGTCCTATTTATGATGAGATTTATGGCATGGCCCAAGGCGCAGAAGGGCAACGGATTTCCGGTTCTCTCTTTGGTTCCATGCAGCACGTAGCTGCTTCCGTGGTAAGTTCTTACGTTCATCAAGAAGTTCTCAGTTCCTACGTCTTCCCCTCTGGGGTAGGTATGTGGGCAGTTCCCACCGTGTCCGGTTTAAATATGTCCGGCGTTGGCTTTGCCTCAGAAGCTCCCGTACGTCCTCGCAAGTTCTGGTTAGTGGCCGACGCTGAATTAATCGTCTATGGTGCTACTGAACCAGATGCGACTGTGACCATTGGTGGCCGTCCTATCAAACTCAACCCCGATGGAACTTTCCGCTTCCAGATGTCCTTCCAAGATGGCTTAATTGATTATCCCATTGTGGCAGTTGCTGCTGATGGCGAACAAAACCGTTCTATCCACATGAAGTTTGAACGGGAAACTCCTTCTCGTCATACAAATACCAAGGAAGAAGCGGTTTTAGAATGGCTGAGCTAG